One genomic region from Stackebrandtia nassauensis DSM 44728 encodes:
- the rpsP gene encoding 30S ribosomal protein S16 has product MAVKIRLLRMGKIRQPQYRIVVADSRTKRDGRAIEYVGIYHPKEEPSRIEVKSDRVQYWLGVGAQPSDPVRAILSKTGDWQKFKGLPAPEPLKVAAPKRDKNALYEAEAKSIEVEETKTETPKKKSGAKKTETAKSSKSEAKTETKAAEAKDDKVAEAETTTETAKES; this is encoded by the coding sequence GTGGCAGTAAAGATCCGTTTGCTGCGGATGGGCAAGATCCGTCAGCCGCAGTACCGCATTGTCGTCGCCGACTCGCGCACCAAGCGCGATGGCCGTGCGATCGAATACGTGGGGATTTACCACCCCAAGGAGGAGCCCTCGCGCATCGAGGTCAAATCCGACCGGGTGCAGTACTGGCTGGGTGTGGGTGCCCAGCCCTCCGACCCGGTCCGGGCGATCCTGTCGAAGACGGGCGACTGGCAGAAGTTCAAGGGCCTGCCGGCTCCGGAACCGCTGAAGGTCGCCGCCCCGAAGCGCGACAAGAACGCGCTGTACGAGGCCGAGGCCAAGTCGATCGAGGTCGAGGAGACCAAGACCGAGACGCCGAAGAAGAAGTCCGGCGCCAAGAAGACCGAGACGGCCAAGTCGTCGAAGTCGGAAGCCAAGACCGAGACCAAGGCCGCCGAGGCCAAGGACGACAAGGTCGCGGAAGCCGAGACCACTACCGAGACCGCCAAGGAGTCCTGA
- the lepB gene encoding signal peptidase I translates to MADDAEDNDKKPASKTKKKGSFWRELPVLLVVAVVVALLVRTFVLQSFWIPSGSMENTLQLNDYVLANKLIYDFRDPERGEIVVFKAPQSWQGAPGEEDFIKRVIAVGGDTVSYSKKDKHIRVNGEPLDEESYLYTNPETGKQQSPSLEDQEFKVKVPEGRLWVMGDHRWASGDSRERWERTEDEMESTIAVDSVIGKAFVLIWPVNRWDGLTIPDTFDGVPEPK, encoded by the coding sequence GTGGCCGACGACGCCGAGGACAACGACAAGAAGCCGGCGTCGAAGACCAAGAAGAAGGGCTCGTTCTGGCGCGAGCTTCCGGTTCTGCTCGTCGTGGCGGTCGTGGTGGCACTGCTGGTGCGCACCTTCGTGTTGCAGTCGTTCTGGATCCCGTCGGGTTCCATGGAGAACACCCTGCAACTCAACGACTACGTCCTGGCGAACAAGCTGATCTACGATTTCCGGGATCCGGAACGCGGCGAGATCGTCGTGTTCAAGGCACCGCAGTCCTGGCAGGGGGCCCCGGGGGAAGAGGACTTCATCAAGCGGGTCATCGCGGTCGGGGGCGACACGGTGTCCTACAGCAAGAAGGACAAGCACATCCGCGTCAACGGCGAACCGCTCGACGAGGAGTCGTACCTGTACACCAACCCGGAGACCGGCAAGCAGCAGTCACCGAGCCTGGAGGACCAGGAGTTCAAGGTCAAGGTCCCCGAGGGCAGGTTGTGGGTCATGGGGGACCACCGCTGGGCCTCCGGCGACTCGCGGGAACGGTGGGAACGCACCGAGGACGAGATGGAGTCGACCATTGCGGTCGACTCGGTCATCGGTAAGGCGTTCGTGCTGATCTGGCCGGTCAACCGCTGGGACGGCCTGACCATCCCCGACACCTTCGACGGAGTACCCGAACCCAAGTGA
- a CDS encoding RNA-binding protein — translation MLRPALEHLVKGIVTHPDDVRIRMMNERRGKRLEVRVNPEDLGTVIGRGGRTVKALRQVVGSIGGRGIRVEVLDH, via the coding sequence GTGCTGCGGCCCGCACTGGAACATCTCGTCAAAGGCATCGTGACCCACCCCGACGATGTGCGCATCCGCATGATGAACGAACGCCGCGGCAAGCGGCTCGAGGTCCGGGTCAACCCCGAAGACCTCGGCACCGTCATCGGCCGCGGTGGCCGCACCGTCAAGGCCCTGCGCCAGGTGGTCGGTTCCATCGGCGGGCGCGGCATTCGCGTCGAGGTCCTCGACCACTAG
- the dprA gene encoding DNA-processing protein DprA, whose product MSVTDDRTALIALSVLCEPGNAALAELLAADGPASVLARLLAEPDASPLHQMVAARAQGRDVEGLVAGLVAAGDACGARIVTRYDAEWPEGVDDLAELFDEADPNTKPPLCLWLRGPRDLAEVAASSVSIVGARCCTPYGRNIATRLAYDLGRKQWTVVSGGAYGIDAAAHKGALSADGVTVAVLACGVDRPYPAANAGLFERIAETGLLVSEWPPGAIPQRYRFLVRNRVIAALTRGTVVVEAALRSGARHTARRALELERPLMIVPGPVTSEYSAGVHQLARGPGEVRVVTRAAEVIEDLGRIGADLAPPLCSPDAVRDTLDPLAARLVDAVPARRAASAEHIAAQAGVTVVEARRRLPELAMRGLVAYERDRYRLAGDADA is encoded by the coding sequence ATGTCCGTGACGGACGACCGGACGGCGCTCATCGCACTGTCCGTCCTTTGTGAACCAGGTAACGCGGCACTGGCCGAGCTGCTGGCCGCCGACGGTCCAGCCTCGGTACTGGCGAGGCTGCTGGCCGAGCCGGACGCGTCGCCGCTGCACCAGATGGTGGCCGCCCGGGCTCAGGGCCGGGACGTCGAGGGGCTGGTAGCCGGGCTCGTGGCCGCCGGGGACGCGTGCGGGGCGCGGATCGTCACCCGCTACGACGCGGAGTGGCCCGAAGGCGTCGATGACCTCGCCGAACTGTTCGACGAGGCGGATCCGAACACGAAGCCGCCGTTGTGTCTGTGGCTGCGGGGTCCGCGGGACCTGGCCGAGGTGGCGGCGAGTTCGGTGTCGATCGTGGGGGCACGCTGCTGCACCCCGTACGGACGCAACATCGCCACACGGCTGGCCTACGACCTGGGGCGCAAACAGTGGACGGTGGTGTCGGGCGGCGCCTACGGGATCGACGCGGCGGCCCACAAGGGGGCGCTGTCGGCCGACGGGGTCACCGTCGCGGTGCTGGCCTGCGGGGTGGACCGGCCCTATCCGGCCGCGAACGCCGGGCTGTTCGAGCGGATCGCCGAGACCGGGCTGCTGGTCAGCGAGTGGCCCCCGGGCGCGATTCCGCAGCGGTATCGGTTTTTGGTTCGCAATCGCGTGATCGCGGCCCTGACGCGCGGCACGGTCGTGGTGGAGGCGGCGTTGCGTTCGGGGGCCCGGCACACGGCGCGGCGGGCGCTGGAACTGGAGCGGCCGTTGATGATCGTGCCGGGGCCGGTGACCTCGGAGTACTCGGCCGGGGTGCACCAGCTGGCCCGGGGACCCGGCGAGGTCCGCGTGGTCACACGGGCCGCGGAGGTCATCGAGGACCTGGGGCGGATCGGCGCGGACCTGGCCCCGCCGCTGTGCTCGCCCGACGCGGTGCGCGACACGCTGGATCCGCTGGCGGCCAGGTTGGTGGACGCCGTCCCGGCCCGGCGGGCCGCCTCCGCCGAACACATCGCGGCCCAGGCAGGCGTGACGGTCGTCGAGGCCCGGCGGCGGCTCCCCGAGCTGGCCATGCGCGGCCTGGTGGCGTACGAGCGCGACCGCTATCGGCTGGCGGGTGACGCGGATGCGTAG
- the trmD gene encoding tRNA (guanosine(37)-N1)-methyltransferase TrmD translates to MKIDVITVFPEYLAPLDLSLIGRARRDGIVSLDVHDLRRWTHDIHRTVDDTPAGGGAGMIMRPEPWGEALDALVPGPEVPHLLVPSPAGVPFTQAQAVRLAAEPWLAFACGRYEGIDQRVLDAASDRMPVTEVSLGDYVLFGGEVAVLAIVEAVTRLIPGVLGNAASLAEESHNDGLLEAPSYTKPASWDGRDVPEVLMSGHHARIQRWRRDQALLRTAQRRPDLLAALPKEALDRADRRCLEGAGFAIDEGDVAE, encoded by the coding sequence ATGAAGATCGACGTCATCACGGTTTTCCCCGAATACCTGGCGCCGCTGGACCTGTCGCTGATCGGGCGGGCCCGCCGCGACGGGATCGTCTCGCTGGACGTCCACGACCTGCGCCGCTGGACCCACGACATCCACCGCACCGTCGACGACACCCCCGCCGGTGGCGGCGCGGGCATGATCATGCGCCCCGAACCCTGGGGCGAGGCCCTCGACGCACTGGTGCCCGGCCCCGAGGTGCCGCACCTGCTGGTGCCGTCCCCGGCGGGCGTCCCGTTCACCCAGGCCCAGGCGGTCCGGCTGGCCGCCGAACCGTGGCTGGCCTTCGCGTGCGGCCGCTACGAGGGCATCGACCAGCGGGTGCTGGACGCCGCCTCCGACCGGATGCCGGTCACCGAGGTCTCGCTGGGCGACTACGTGCTGTTCGGCGGCGAGGTGGCCGTGCTGGCGATCGTGGAGGCCGTCACCCGGCTGATCCCGGGCGTGCTGGGCAACGCCGCGTCGCTGGCCGAGGAATCCCACAACGACGGCCTGCTGGAGGCCCCCAGCTACACCAAACCCGCCAGCTGGGACGGCCGCGACGTCCCCGAGGTGCTGATGTCGGGGCATCACGCCCGCATCCAGCGGTGGCGACGCGACCAGGCGCTGTTGCGCACGGCACAACGACGTCCGGATCTGTTGGCGGCACTACCGAAGGAAGCCCTGGACCGGGCCGACCGGCGCTGCTTGGAGGGGGCCGGGTTCGCCATCGATGAGGGCGATGTGGCAGAGTAG
- the lepB gene encoding signal peptidase I, whose translation MSDTGRISGRASVPVSVPDSKTPATVTRSRVRRVYSHRRRHLPLWVELPLLLLVAFCAAVLLRTFVVQSFDIPSGSMENTLQIGDRVLVNKLVYNLREPQRGEVVVFKGTERWASELDQKPSDGFLAEAGRAVGNLVGIASPNEKDLIKRIIGIPGDKVKCCDAKGRVTVNGVPLNESDYVFENPPVAKYNADCQAREFPSLTVPEGHVFVMGDHRGNSKDSRCQGFVPIENFIGRAVNVVWPKSSWSALRIPDTFAKVPEPDGDPPQASTTGGGGDGSEVLPLLPMALLLRPRESLVDVVTRP comes from the coding sequence ATGAGCGATACCGGCCGAATCTCCGGGCGCGCGTCCGTGCCCGTGTCGGTACCCGACTCCAAGACACCCGCCACCGTCACCCGATCGCGGGTGCGGCGGGTGTATTCGCATCGGCGTCGGCACCTGCCGCTGTGGGTCGAGCTGCCGCTGTTGCTGCTGGTCGCGTTCTGCGCCGCGGTACTGCTGCGCACCTTCGTGGTGCAGTCCTTCGACATCCCGTCCGGTTCGATGGAGAACACCCTCCAGATCGGCGACCGGGTGCTGGTCAACAAACTCGTGTACAACCTGCGGGAGCCGCAGCGCGGCGAGGTCGTCGTGTTCAAGGGCACCGAACGCTGGGCCTCGGAGCTGGACCAGAAACCCTCCGATGGCTTCCTGGCCGAGGCCGGACGGGCGGTGGGCAACCTGGTCGGCATCGCCTCCCCCAACGAGAAGGACCTCATCAAGCGCATCATCGGCATCCCGGGGGACAAGGTGAAGTGCTGCGACGCCAAGGGCCGCGTCACCGTCAACGGGGTGCCGCTCAACGAGTCCGACTACGTCTTCGAGAATCCGCCGGTGGCGAAGTACAACGCCGACTGCCAGGCCCGCGAGTTCCCGTCCCTGACCGTCCCCGAAGGTCACGTCTTCGTGATGGGGGACCATCGCGGCAACTCCAAGGACTCCCGCTGCCAGGGGTTCGTGCCGATCGAGAACTTCATCGGCCGGGCCGTCAACGTGGTGTGGCCCAAGTCGAGTTGGAGCGCGTTGCGCATCCCCGACACCTTCGCCAAGGTCCCCGAACCCGACGGCGACCCGCCGCAGGCCAGCACCACCGGCGGGGGCGGCGACGGTTCGGAAGTGCTGCCGCTGCTGCCGATGGCGCTGCTGTTGCGCCCGCGCGAGTCCCTCGTGGATGTGGTCACGAGACCATAA
- a CDS encoding DUF2469 domain-containing protein, whose translation MSAEDLEKYETEMELQLYREYRDIVRQFSYVVETERRFYLTNHVEMHVRNTDGETFFEVEMSDAWVWDMYRPARFVKNVRVMTFKDVNVEELDKPDIELPTEGGFGN comes from the coding sequence TTGAGCGCTGAAGATCTCGAAAAGTACGAAACGGAGATGGAGCTTCAGCTCTACCGGGAGTACCGCGACATAGTGCGTCAGTTCTCCTATGTGGTGGAAACCGAGCGGCGGTTCTACCTGACGAACCACGTCGAGATGCACGTGCGCAACACCGACGGTGAGACCTTCTTCGAAGTCGAGATGTCCGACGCCTGGGTGTGGGACATGTACCGCCCGGCCAGGTTCGTCAAGAACGTCCGGGTCATGACCTTTAAGGACGTCAATGTGGAGGAACTCGACAAGCCCGACATCGAGCTGCCCACCGAGGGTGGCTTCGGCAACTGA
- a CDS encoding DUF4190 domain-containing protein, with protein MTYDPKNPHYDPYTAPPVYDNQPVTGGGYPDGGYPDSPQQQGGYDQYAYQQQPPGPAYNAAGYSPPPMQMYQAPENGSGTAALVLGILGLVGCGLCAIPAVICGHMGMKKADQGLADNRGQAQAGLIMGYIGVAFLVLALLYVVFMLVMFGALASSSTTSY; from the coding sequence ATGACTTACGACCCTAAAAACCCGCACTACGACCCGTACACCGCTCCGCCGGTGTACGACAACCAGCCGGTGACCGGCGGGGGCTACCCCGACGGCGGCTACCCCGACTCGCCCCAGCAGCAGGGCGGCTACGACCAGTACGCCTACCAGCAGCAGCCTCCCGGCCCCGCCTACAACGCGGCCGGATACTCCCCGCCCCCGATGCAGATGTACCAGGCGCCGGAGAACGGCTCCGGCACCGCCGCCCTCGTTCTGGGAATCCTCGGCCTGGTCGGCTGCGGACTGTGCGCCATCCCGGCCGTCATCTGCGGCCACATGGGAATGAAGAAGGCCGACCAGGGACTCGCCGACAACCGCGGCCAGGCGCAGGCGGGCCTGATCATGGGCTACATCGGGGTGGCGTTCCTCGTGCTCGCGTTGTTGTACGTTGTCTTCATGCTCGTGATGTTCGGCGCGTTGGCGTCGTCGTCGACGACTTCGTACTGA
- the pqqA gene encoding pyrroloquinoline quinone precursor peptide PqqA — MTEESPQLEVWTTPDFVEYETPMEVTSYAGREED; from the coding sequence ATGACCGAAGAGAGCCCACAGCTGGAAGTCTGGACCACTCCGGACTTTGTGGAGTACGAAACCCCCATGGAAGTCACCTCCTACGCGGGTCGCGAGGAAGACTGA
- the rplS gene encoding 50S ribosomal protein L19, protein MNTLDALDAVSVRADIPDFRAGDTIKVHVRVVEGSRSRIQIFQGVVIRRQGSGLRETFTVRKMSSGIGIERTFPVNSPVIDKIEVATRGDVRRAKLYYLRELRGKAAKIKEKRD, encoded by the coding sequence ATGAACACGCTGGACGCTTTGGACGCCGTTTCCGTACGGGCGGACATCCCGGATTTCCGGGCCGGTGACACGATCAAAGTTCACGTCCGGGTTGTCGAGGGCAGCCGTTCGCGTATCCAGATCTTCCAGGGCGTCGTCATCCGTCGCCAGGGCTCGGGTCTGCGCGAGACCTTCACCGTCCGCAAGATGAGCTCCGGCATCGGCATCGAGCGGACCTTCCCGGTCAACAGCCCCGTGATCGACAAGATCGAGGTCGCCACCCGCGGTGACGTCCGCCGGGCGAAGCTGTACTACCTGCGCGAGCTGCGCGGCAAGGCCGCCAAGATCAAGGAAAAGCGCGACTAA
- the pqqC gene encoding pyrroloquinoline-quinone synthase PqqC — MHGDTLDADEFTAELRGLSNRYWGSHPFHIRLHSGELSKDELRLWAANRWYYQSILPQKDAAIIANCPDREVRRLWVDRIVYHDGRPGDEGGADRWLRLCEAIGLDRGEVVDLRHLLPGVRFAVDAYLNFARNRPWLEAVASGLTEMFSGHLMRRRVDDMLAAYPWIRPADLEYFSNRIGAVSDEGATALDIVVRHSLTREQQRAAVSALSFKCDVLWSMLDAIAAGARP, encoded by the coding sequence ATGCACGGGGACACGTTGGACGCCGACGAGTTCACCGCCGAGCTGCGCGGACTGTCCAATCGTTACTGGGGAAGCCACCCGTTCCACATAAGACTTCACAGCGGGGAGCTCTCGAAGGACGAGTTGCGGCTGTGGGCCGCCAACCGCTGGTACTACCAGTCGATACTGCCGCAGAAGGACGCCGCGATCATCGCGAACTGTCCCGACCGCGAGGTGCGGCGGCTGTGGGTCGACCGGATCGTCTACCACGACGGCCGTCCCGGCGACGAGGGCGGCGCCGACCGGTGGCTGCGGCTGTGCGAGGCGATCGGGCTGGACCGCGGCGAGGTCGTCGACCTGCGGCACCTGCTGCCGGGGGTGCGGTTCGCGGTGGACGCGTACCTGAACTTCGCCCGGAACCGGCCCTGGCTGGAGGCGGTGGCCTCGGGGCTGACCGAGATGTTCTCCGGGCACCTGATGCGCCGCCGCGTCGACGACATGCTGGCGGCCTATCCGTGGATCCGGCCCGCCGACCTGGAGTACTTCAGCAACCGCATCGGCGCGGTGTCCGACGAGGGCGCGACCGCCCTGGACATCGTGGTGCGCCACAGCCTCACCCGCGAGCAGCAGCGCGCCGCGGTGTCGGCGCTGTCGTTCAAGTGCGACGTGCTGTGGTCCATGCTGGACGCCATCGCCGCGGGGGCGCGGCCATGA
- the proS gene encoding proline--tRNA ligase produces MARVLTPQNEDFPRWYQDIVAKAELAENGPVKGQQVIRPTGFALWERMVAEMDDRIKETGAENASFPLLIPQSYLSKEAQHVEGFAPECWTVTHAGGKELEEPVVVRPTSETVIGESMSRWVKSYRDLPLLLNQWCNVMRYEMRTRLFLRSSEFLWQEGHTAHATFEDAAAYNRRILHEVYQDFMENVVALPVFTGLKTAAERFAGAINTFTCEAMMRDGKALQAGTAHELGQNFAKAFDIQYLGSDGKQHHAWTTSWGVSTRMVGALIMGHGDDSGLRVPPRLAPVQAYVMTVKDGEGVSEAAAKTHAALRAAGVRSKLNDRSDVAFGRRAVDAELKGYPVRLEIGPRDVAEGKAMLVRRIAGTKTQVSLDGVTEAVADALAADQDALYAEALKFREDHTSDVTTLDEAIEASATGFARLPWDACGTEGETRAAASAVTVRCLQRADGSVPDSEDEAGLVALLGRSY; encoded by the coding sequence ATGGCAAGAGTGCTCACGCCTCAGAATGAGGATTTTCCCCGCTGGTACCAGGACATCGTCGCCAAGGCCGAACTGGCCGAGAACGGCCCGGTCAAGGGACAGCAGGTCATCCGACCGACGGGATTCGCGCTGTGGGAGCGCATGGTCGCCGAGATGGACGACCGCATCAAGGAGACCGGCGCCGAGAACGCCTCGTTCCCGCTGCTGATCCCGCAGAGCTACCTGTCCAAAGAGGCGCAGCACGTCGAGGGGTTCGCCCCCGAATGCTGGACCGTCACCCACGCCGGTGGCAAGGAACTCGAAGAACCCGTCGTCGTGCGTCCCACCTCCGAGACCGTCATCGGCGAGTCCATGTCCCGCTGGGTCAAGTCCTATCGCGACCTTCCGCTGCTGCTCAACCAGTGGTGCAACGTGATGCGCTACGAGATGCGCACCCGGCTGTTCCTGCGCTCCTCGGAGTTCCTGTGGCAGGAGGGCCACACCGCACACGCCACCTTCGAGGACGCCGCCGCCTACAATCGACGGATCCTGCACGAGGTCTACCAGGACTTCATGGAGAACGTCGTCGCGCTGCCGGTGTTCACCGGACTCAAGACCGCCGCCGAGCGCTTCGCCGGCGCCATCAACACCTTCACGTGTGAGGCGATGATGCGCGACGGCAAGGCGCTGCAGGCCGGGACCGCCCACGAACTGGGCCAGAACTTCGCCAAGGCCTTCGACATCCAGTACCTGGGCTCCGACGGCAAACAGCACCACGCCTGGACCACCTCGTGGGGCGTGTCCACCCGGATGGTCGGCGCCCTCATCATGGGCCACGGCGACGACTCCGGCCTGCGGGTGCCGCCCCGGCTGGCGCCGGTGCAGGCCTACGTCATGACCGTCAAGGACGGCGAGGGCGTCAGCGAGGCCGCCGCCAAGACCCACGCCGCGCTGCGAGCCGCCGGGGTGCGCTCCAAACTGAACGACCGCTCCGACGTCGCCTTCGGCCGCCGCGCCGTCGACGCCGAACTCAAGGGCTACCCGGTGCGGCTGGAGATCGGTCCCCGCGACGTCGCCGAGGGCAAGGCGATGCTGGTGCGCCGTATCGCCGGAACCAAGACCCAGGTGTCGCTGGACGGCGTCACCGAGGCCGTTGCCGACGCGCTGGCCGCCGACCAGGACGCGCTGTACGCCGAGGCGCTGAAGTTCCGCGAAGATCACACCTCCGACGTCACCACGCTCGACGAGGCCATCGAGGCGTCCGCCACCGGCTTCGCCCGGCTGCCGTGGGACGCCTGCGGCACCGAGGGCGAGACCAGGGCCGCCGCCAGCGCGGTCACCGTCCGCTGCCTGCAACGCGCCGACGGCAGTGTCCCCGACTCCGAGGACGAAGCCGGTCTGGTGGCGCTGCTCGGCCGGTCCTACTAA
- the lepB gene encoding signal peptidase I, whose protein sequence is MWSRDHNCAYTACVIDDDSSTRAGADEPEEDKKGSFWRELPVLLAIAVVVALVVRTFALQSFWIPSGSMENTLQRGDRVLVNKLIYDFREPERGEVIVFKAPQSWRGEPGDEDFIKRVIAVGGDTVSYDAGDGQIAVNGEPLDESSYIYTDPTTGEQDLASKDGYEFSVTVPKGRLWVMGDHRGSSGDSRENYIRGGEDVQRATIPVDSVVGKAFLLMWPVAHWKWLSVPDTYSGIPPPKASELSGSCQAGRVRHPRKLFA, encoded by the coding sequence ATGTGGTCACGAGACCATAACTGTGCGTACACTGCTTGCGTGATTGACGATGACTCGTCGACCCGCGCAGGCGCCGACGAACCCGAGGAGGACAAGAAGGGTTCGTTCTGGCGCGAGCTTCCCGTCCTGCTGGCCATCGCCGTGGTGGTGGCGCTGGTGGTGCGCACCTTCGCGTTGCAGTCGTTCTGGATCCCGTCCGGTTCGATGGAGAACACCCTGCAACGTGGCGACCGGGTGCTGGTCAACAAGCTGATCTACGACTTCCGGGAACCCGAACGCGGCGAGGTCATCGTGTTCAAGGCCCCGCAGTCGTGGCGCGGCGAGCCCGGCGACGAGGACTTCATCAAACGCGTCATCGCCGTGGGCGGTGACACCGTGTCCTATGACGCCGGTGACGGGCAGATCGCCGTCAACGGGGAGCCGCTCGACGAATCGTCCTATATCTACACCGACCCCACGACCGGTGAACAGGACCTGGCCAGCAAGGACGGCTACGAGTTCAGCGTGACCGTCCCCAAGGGCCGGTTGTGGGTGATGGGCGACCACCGCGGCTCCTCCGGGGATTCGCGCGAGAACTACATCCGCGGCGGCGAGGACGTCCAGCGCGCCACCATCCCGGTCGACTCGGTGGTGGGCAAGGCGTTCCTGCTGATGTGGCCGGTGGCGCACTGGAAATGGCTGTCGGTGCCCGACACCTACAGCGGCATCCCGCCGCCGAAGGCCAGCGAATTATCGGGGTCCTGCCAGGCTGGCCGCGTGAGGCACCCACGTAAGCTCTTTGCGTGA
- the rimM gene encoding ribosome maturation factor RimM (Essential for efficient processing of 16S rRNA) yields MKLVVGRIVRSHGVRGDLIVEVRTDEPEQRFAGGSVLHTDPPRFGPVTVERVRWYQERLLLTLEGVADRDAAEAMRGVALTVDSEDVEVPEDPDEFRDLDLVGLSVVEESGAEIGTVVRVEHAPAHDLLVVDRPGANQALIPFIQAMVPTVDVAGGRIVVTLPEGLLDL; encoded by the coding sequence ATGAAGCTGGTGGTTGGGCGTATCGTCCGGTCTCACGGGGTCCGAGGCGACCTGATCGTCGAGGTCCGGACGGACGAACCCGAACAACGTTTCGCGGGCGGGTCGGTGTTGCACACCGACCCGCCCCGCTTTGGCCCCGTCACCGTGGAACGGGTGCGCTGGTACCAGGAGCGGCTGCTGTTGACCCTCGAGGGGGTCGCCGACCGGGACGCCGCCGAGGCGATGCGCGGCGTCGCGCTCACCGTGGACAGTGAGGACGTCGAGGTGCCCGAGGACCCGGACGAGTTCCGCGACCTCGACCTCGTCGGGCTGTCCGTTGTGGAGGAATCCGGCGCCGAGATCGGCACCGTCGTGCGGGTCGAGCACGCTCCCGCCCACGACCTGCTGGTCGTCGACCGTCCCGGCGCCAACCAGGCGCTGATCCCGTTCATCCAGGCCATGGTGCCCACCGTCGACGTGGCGGGCGGCCGGATCGTCGTGACCCTGCCCGAGGGTCTGCTGGACCTGTGA